GGCCCGCGAGTTCCGCTCGATCGAGCGCATCGACCAGGCCACGGAGGAGGAGCTGGCGGCCACCGAGGGCGTCGGCCCGACCATCGCCGCCTCCCTCAAGCAGTGGTTCGCCGAGGACTGGCACCGCGAGATCATCCGAAAGTGGAAGGCCGCCGGCGTCCGCATGGAGGAGGAGAGCAGCGGCGAGGACGAGGGGCCGCGCCCGCTCGAAGGACTCACCGTCGTCGTCACGGGCACCCTCGAACACTTCACGCGGGACGGCGCCAAGGAGGCGCTGCAGAGCCGCGGAGCGAAGGTGACCGGCTCGGTTTCGAAGAAGACGTCATTCGTCATTGTGGGTGACAGTCCTGGATCGAAATACGACAAGGCGATGCAGCTGAAGGTCCCGGTCCTGAACGAGGAGGGTTTCGGGGTCCTTCTGGAACAAGGGCCGGACGCGGCGGCCGAAGTCGCCCTTTCGGCTGAGGAGTAGCGGTTGAAGGCCACCCGATCGGCGCATACCAGATGCATACGGGTGGCTGGGGCGCATTCGGGCAACCGTCGGCGACCGCTGCCCGTGGAAGCCTTCTGCGGCCTACTGTTGAGATGTGCGCCTGCCGTGCCCAGCTGCGGTCGGGGCATCTTCGTGCTCGCGGAGCACGGGGAAGGGTTTTCCAACGCGGGCCGCCCGAGGGTTGTCGGGCACCGGGCCGCGGGGCGTGGGCACCGCCGGCTGTGAGAGGGACGGGAATGGAACCGACCGAGAGCGCCGTGCCGGGCTCACGGCTGCGTCTGCGCCGCATGGCGGTCGTATGGCGTGCAGTCCGTGGGACGGGCCGGCCGGCGGGGCGTCCGGGCGCGGAAGTGCGCGCCGTCGGACAGTACACCGCGGACGGGCGCAGCTCCGGGGGGCGCGCCGCGGCGGACGGCCGTGGCGCCGCACAGCCGGTCACCGACCACACGTCCGGCCTGACCGGCGAGGACGCGGACACGGAACGGCACCTGTCCTGGCCCGCGCTGCCCGCGGCGGTCGTCGCGGCGGCCGGGTTCGTCCTGGGCGCCGGCTTCTACCGCGCCTTCACCGGCGGCCACGCGCTCTTCCCGTCCGGCACGGCCGGCTGGGCACTGGCCGTGCTGACCGGCATCATCGTCGGCCACCTCGTCATGCTCGGCCGCTCCCGCTGGTGGGGCGGCACCGGCTCGGGCGCCGCCCTCACCCTCGCCGTGCTGCTGCTGTACGGCTGGGTACCGGCCGGCATGGTCAGCCTCACGGTCGTCGTGCTGGTCGGCGTAGCCCGCCGCAACCGCTGGCGCCAGGGCATCCTGCACGGGGCGGTCGACCTCCTCGGCATCGGCGCCGGCGCCCTGGTGCTGGGCGTCTTCGGCTCCGTACCGTCCGTCGAGTCCCCCTCGGATCCGGACAGCTGGACGCTCTACACCGCGCCCGAGGTGGCCATGGTCGCCGTCTCCTACCTGGCGGTCACCCGTGTCCTGCTGTGGTATCTGCACGCCCCGCGCTCCGGCCTGCCCACCGTCGCCCGCACCGCCCTGGTCAGACAGGGCCTGGTCGCGGTCGCGCTACTGGGGATCGCGCCGCTGGTCTGCGTGGTGGCCATGGCCAAGCCGATCCTGCTGCCGCTGTTCTCCATCCCCCTCATCGCCCTGGACTCCACGCTCTGGATAGCCCGGGCCCGGGCCGAGGAGCAGCTGCGCGACCCGCTGACCGGGCTGCCCAACCGTCAGTGGCTGCTGGAGCGCATCTGGACCGCGCTGGACGACGCCGAGCGGATCGACGCGCGCGCCGCCCTGATGCTGATCGACCTCGACCGTTTCCGGTCGGTCAACGACACCCTCGGTCATCTGGCCGGTGACCGGCTGCTCCTCCAGATCGCCGACCGGCTGCGGGTGGCGCTGCCGCGCGGGGCTGAGGCCGCACGGCTCGGCGGGGACGAGTTCGCCGTCTTACTGCCGGTCGCCGACTCCACGACGTCCGCGACCCGGATCGCCCGCAACCTGGTCGCCGCCCTCAGCTCCCCGCTCGACCTCGACGGCCTCACCCTCGTCCTGGAGGCCAGCGCCGGGGTCGCCGTCTTCCCCGACCACGCGCTGGACGCCGAAGGGCTGCTGCGGCGGGCGGACGTCGCGATGTACCAGGCGAAGCGGGACCGTACGGGCGTGGAGGTCTACGAGTCCAAGCGCGACTCGAACACCCCGGACCGGCTCGGTCTGCTGGGAGACCTCCGCAGAGCGCTGGACGCCCACGAGGTCGAGCTGCACTACCAGCCCAAGGTCCGCTTCGACGGACAGGTCGCGGGTCTGGAGGCCCTGGTCCGCTGGGTGCATCCCGAGCGGGGCAAGGTGCCGCCGGACGAGTTCATAGCGATCGCCGAGTCCTCCGGCCTGATGCCCCACCTCACCGAGTACGTCCTGGAGACCGCGCTCGCCCAGGTCGCTCGGTGGCGGGCGCAGGGACTGTTCGTCCCGGTCGCGGTCAACGTCTCCCCGCGTGACGTCCACACCCCCGGCTTCGCCGGCTCGGTCGCCGCGCGGCTGGCCCGGCACGGCGTCCCGGCGGGAGCGCTCCAACTGGAGATAACGGAACACGTCCTCCTGGAGGACCCGCAGCGCGCCGCCGACACCCTCAACGGGCTGACCGGGCACGGCGTGAAGATGTCCCTGGACGACTTCGGCACGGGCTACTCGTCGCTGGTGCACCTGCGCAAGCTCCCGGTCAGCGAACTGAAGATCGACCGCTCGTTCGTCGCCCGGCTCGCCGTCGACACCGAGGACGCGGAGATCGTGCGCTGCACGGTCGACCTCGCGCACTCCCTCGGCCTGCTCGTCGTCGCCGAGGGCGTCGAGGACGACGAGACCTGGGAGCGCCTGCGCGACCTCGGCTGCGACGCCGTCCAGGGCTGGCTGGTCGCGGCGGCGATGCCCCCGGAGGAGACCACGGCGTGGTTGCGGGCGCGGGGGCCCCGGGGGTGGCAGCGGCCGCGCGCCGCGCTGCCCGCGGCGACGGCCGACGAGTGACCCTTCCTCTCTCCGTCCCGCTCGCCCGGCCCCGCGGTTCGGGCGAGGGGTGAACCTCTTCCGCCGGTGGCCGCCCGGCGGTCGGGCCTCCCGTCCGTGCGGCGCGGAACGGCGGCAGCGGTTCGTGGCGCGCGGTACTCCGCCGCTCCACTCCTCCCACAGGAGCGCTCAGTCCATGCCCTGAGGCACGAAGTGGCCGATCAGCAGCGCCAGTCGTCGCTCGTGCGCC
The genomic region above belongs to Streptomyces coeruleorubidus and contains:
- a CDS encoding putative bifunctional diguanylate cyclase/phosphodiesterase, producing the protein MEPTESAVPGSRLRLRRMAVVWRAVRGTGRPAGRPGAEVRAVGQYTADGRSSGGRAAADGRGAAQPVTDHTSGLTGEDADTERHLSWPALPAAVVAAAGFVLGAGFYRAFTGGHALFPSGTAGWALAVLTGIIVGHLVMLGRSRWWGGTGSGAALTLAVLLLYGWVPAGMVSLTVVVLVGVARRNRWRQGILHGAVDLLGIGAGALVLGVFGSVPSVESPSDPDSWTLYTAPEVAMVAVSYLAVTRVLLWYLHAPRSGLPTVARTALVRQGLVAVALLGIAPLVCVVAMAKPILLPLFSIPLIALDSTLWIARARAEEQLRDPLTGLPNRQWLLERIWTALDDAERIDARAALMLIDLDRFRSVNDTLGHLAGDRLLLQIADRLRVALPRGAEAARLGGDEFAVLLPVADSTTSATRIARNLVAALSSPLDLDGLTLVLEASAGVAVFPDHALDAEGLLRRADVAMYQAKRDRTGVEVYESKRDSNTPDRLGLLGDLRRALDAHEVELHYQPKVRFDGQVAGLEALVRWVHPERGKVPPDEFIAIAESSGLMPHLTEYVLETALAQVARWRAQGLFVPVAVNVSPRDVHTPGFAGSVAARLARHGVPAGALQLEITEHVLLEDPQRAADTLNGLTGHGVKMSLDDFGTGYSSLVHLRKLPVSELKIDRSFVARLAVDTEDAEIVRCTVDLAHSLGLLVVAEGVEDDETWERLRDLGCDAVQGWLVAAAMPPEETTAWLRARGPRGWQRPRAALPAATADE